From Serratia fonticola:
TAATGAGCCAGCTACGCAGAGCGCGACCACTTCTCCCAAACTGATGCCACCGACGCAGCTAGGCGTCCCACGTTGTTCAATAATGCCATCGGCGATGCCCAGCATGCCGGCAAGCAGCCCTAGCGAAACCACTTGCATGCATGAAACGCCATCAAGCAACGGCGTCTTGCGTAAAATCACATCGACATCTATGCCAGCGGAACTCGCGACCTGCCCGAATCGAGTACGAACCTGTGGGTGAATATCATAAAGACGCTGCATGTCCTTCATCATGTGGGAAACATCCGCAGGTCCAAAAATCATCGCATAAGGCATATTCACAGTTTCTCTCCTTTACTTTCAGCCTCAATCCAGGATGCAGCTATGCGGAATCCCCGATTGCACATTAGGAAATCGCTCAGGTAAGCGTCGTGGGGAACCAAAGGGGACATCCAAGTTGTGGGAATATCACCGACATAGACATTGCTGATGCTAGCATCGGCTATAATCGACTTCAGCAGTTGGGGTTGACGTGAAAATACCGTCACGACTAGCGAACCAGACAGTATCTGAGCGCTGCGCGTTGGATGGTAAGGCGCAACTGTAACGCAAGGGAAAGGCAATTCGCGGTGAATCCGAGGATCGTCAGGTTCAGCGACTTCGGTAACTACAGGACGGAGCAAATAGCCTTCAGACATCAAGCTAGCTTCAATAGGCGTATCAATTACGCTGTTCAACCAGTCTACCGTTTGTTGTGAAGCTCGCGGCAGCACCTTCTCCGGCAGTTGTTGCAACGTCTGCCTTAAACGCCGACAAAAATCGCTCACATCCCCCTCTACCATAACCGCGCTGGCCGACACACAAGCGGCACCGCCAAGATCAGTCATTGATGTTGCCACCAGTGATACAGCTTCTTCCATGCAAACGTCAGCGCCAATTAAAATCTTGGCACGTCCGGGTCCCTGCACACGCACTTGAGGATGGTGGCGATATTTATCCACAATGTCTTGCCCGCCATATGCCAATGCCAGATCGGCAGAAGCGACTAACTCATCCGCCCCACGATAATCCGTGGGGATCAAAGCAACATAATGCTCTAGACCTGCTTGTACCATCGCGCATATCACGCGTTGCGCCGTGAACGGCTCGCGGGTCGAGGGCCTGACCAGAGTGCGGTAGCCTAATGCTACTGCTTGTGGCCATAACGCATGGATGCCTGGTCCATTGCCTGCGGCCAGTACTGCAAAAACATCACCTTTACGGCTGAATAAGCTGTAGCCAGCCAACGCGTCCGCATCATCCCATGACCATCTAGCACCTTGTGGTCTACCAGCGTTGATAATATCCGGCATATTTCGCAAAGCATCCGCGACCGTGGCCAAAGCATTTTGCGTCACCGTCTCAGGCAAACCGGTCGTGCGCTGCAACAACCTAGAGTATTCATCGGGCGATAATCCCGCGATCGTGTCATATTGGTAGCTATCCGCTGCACGTGCCATCGCGGCATGAATCTCAGCCAAAGAGAGCGAGGGTGCTTCTCTCATCGAGCTGATCGCCTTATGGATATAAATAGGTGGAGCGACAGTCATCTCCGCAACCGGGATACTGAGCAGATCGTGGACTATGGC
This genomic window contains:
- a CDS encoding aldehyde dehydrogenase family protein, which translates into the protein MNIPLEPLAATTDRRIEAIALGRTYTTQRRAIVHDLLSIPVAEMTVAPPIYIHKAISSMREAPSLSLAEIHAAMARAADSYQYDTIAGLSPDEYSRLLQRTTGLPETVTQNALATVADALRNMPDIINAGRPQGARWSWDDADALAGYSLFSRKGDVFAVLAAGNGPGIHALWPQAVALGYRTLVRPSTREPFTAQRVICAMVQAGLEHYVALIPTDYRGADELVASADLALAYGGQDIVDKYRHHPQVRVQGPGRAKILIGADVCMEEAVSLVATSMTDLGGAACVSASAVMVEGDVSDFCRRLRQTLQQLPEKVLPRASQQTVDWLNSVIDTPIEASLMSEGYLLRPVVTEVAEPDDPRIHRELPFPCVTVAPYHPTRSAQILSGSLVVTVFSRQPQLLKSIIADASISNVYVGDIPTTWMSPLVPHDAYLSDFLMCNRGFRIAASWIEAESKGEKL